Genomic DNA from Microbacterium neungamense:
GAAGACACCGATGGCGAAGTAGAACACCACGAACTGGATCAGCGGCTTGACGTACGACCACAGCCAGCCGAAGATCGAACCCCGGTATCGAATCTGCACCTCCTTCCGCACGATGAGGGAGAGGAGGTAGCGATGACGGAAGACCTCCGCGAGTCCTCTCTGAGAACCAGGGACGGCGAGCTTGCTTCCGTCGTCTGTCATGCGGGTTCCGGGCACCATGCCATCTTAGAAGCTCACCGCTGACCGTCTGCTCAGGATCGATTGGCCCGAGAGGCCCTGCCAGCTATCCCGAAGAATGCCCGCGATACAATCAGCGACGTTGTGCCTGACCGTCTGCTCTGAAAGTTCTATTACGTGACTCTTACGCATGTGCATGGCCTGCCGGCGGTGTTCGAGACCGACGACCCCGTCCTGGATGCGCTGACGGAACGGGAACGCCGGTTGCTCGCGGGGGCGCTGAACTTCCACGCGCTGATGGCGCCGGAACGCACACTCGACGTGCATCTCTACGATGGCGGCGTCGAGAACACGCCGCGCACCACGGACGATTCCACGTTCACCGGGGAGTCGCGGGAGAACCGGAAGCGGCTGCACACATTCCGGGTGCGCAGCCTGGCCCCGGTGGAGAACCGCACCGCAGGCCCGGCCGAGAACGAGGCGGAGCAGCTGATCGGCCGCACCTCGCGCCACCTGCACATCTCCCGGGACGAGGTGCTCGAGTTCGACCCCATCCGCCCGGCCCGCACCGACCTGGTCGGCCGGATCGCCCGGCGCGTCAAGGCGAAGACGCCGCTGCTGTACGACGACCTGCGCGACGTCGTGCTGGCACGCCACACCCGCCGGCTGAACCGGCCCGTAGAGCGCCAGCAGTACGACAGGCAGTTCGCCGCGGAACATGTGCATCCGGCCGCTCGTGTGGAGCTGGCCGGTCCTGTTCCGGAGGGCGCGCCCAGGGCCGTGATCATCGGAATGCACTGGTTCGAGCTCGGCGGCGCCGAGCGGTGGGCCTTCGAGACCGTTCGGCTGGTGAAGGAGGCCGGGTTCCTGCCCATCGTGCTGACGAACCGCGACTCCCAGCATCCGTGGATCACCCGCTCGGAACTCGACGGGGCCATGCTGATCCCGTTCTCCGAGCCCACCGTGTTGTCCCAGTCCCTCGGCGTCGAGCAGCTGCTGCGCGCGCTGCTGCGCACCTTCGATGTGCGCGGGGTGGTGGTGCACCACAACCAGTGGCTGTACGACCGGCTCGCGTGGATCGTCCGATCGCGGCCGGGCATTCCGGTCGTGGACTCCACGCACATCGTCGAGTACCGCGGTGGGGGATATCCGCTCAGCGGTGCCCTCGTGACGGAGAGCATCACCAAGCACCACGTGATCTCACCGAGCCTTGCGAAATGGATGACCCGCGCTCAGCGGATCCCCGAGGACAAGGTCGTGATGGCGCCTCTCGGGGGCCTGACGGTCAAGCCGAAGGATGCCCGGTTCCGGGCCCGCAAAGACGGCGAACCGTTCACCGTCGCGTTCGTCGGCCGGATGGCTCGCCAGAAGGCGCCGGAGGTTTTCGTGGCGATGGCTCGGCGGCTGCGACGCGTGGATCCGGGGATCCGTTTCATTCTGCACGGTGACGGCGAGCTCGCGAGCTGGGTGGACGACGTGATCGCCGGCATGGGTATGACCGATGCGATCGAGCGGAGGACGTCTGCCGTCCCCGTCTCCCGGACGCTGGACGAGGCGCATGTTCTCGTCGTCTCGTCGCATAATGAGGGACTGACGCTGACGACCCTGGAGGCGATCACTCACGGGGTCCCCGTCGTGTCCACGGACGTCGGCGCGCAGCGCGACATCATCCCGGATATCGCGCTGGTGCCACGATTCGCCCATCGCGCCTCGCGCGGTCTGGCGTCCGTGGTGTCGAGGCTGGTGAACGACGAGGCGGCGCGCGAGCAGCTGTGGCGCCGCGAACGGAAGGCGGAGAAGAAATTGCTGGCCAACACGACGGCGACCGAGTGGTTCGCGGAGGAGGTGCGCGGATGGTGACGGTGGCAGCGGTCGTCGTCACGTTCAACCGGCTCGAGAAGCTGAAGAACGTGATCGCCTCCATCGAGGCGCAGACCCATCCTGTGTCCACGCTGTTCGTGATCGACAACGCTTCCACCGACGGCACCGGCGAGTACCTGTCGACGCTGCAGACGACGGTTCCGCTCGAGGTCGTGACGATGACCGAGAACCTCGGCGGGGCCGGCGGCTTCGCCGAGGGCATGCGACGCGGCTACGCGTCCGGCGCGGATCACGTCTGGATCATGGACGACGACTGCTACCCGAAGCCGGACGCGCTCGCCGCCCTGGTCCGCGGCTTCGCCGAGGCGGTGGCCGAGCTCGGCGGCGATGTGCCGTTCGCCTGCTCCGTCGTGGAGTTCACCGATGGGAACATCTGCGAGATGAACAACCCGGTGCCCACCTGGGACTGGGCGCGGCTGCTGGTCAAGGGGCAGCAGAACGTCATGGTGACCGCGTGCTCGTTCGTCTCGGTGCTGATCCCGCGCTGGGCGATCGCCGAGTACGGGCTGCCGTACGCCGAGTACTTCATCTGGTTCGACGACCGGGAGTACACCCTGCGGGTCACCAAGCGCTGCCCTGGCGTGCAGGTGCTCGACAGCGTCGTCGTCCACGACATGGGCGATAACAAGGGCGTGAACTTCGCCATGGTGAACCGCCAGAACTACTGGAAGTTCGCCTACGGAGTGCGCAACGAGAGCTCGTGGCAGCTCCACCACCGCGGCGTACTGTACTACCTGGAGTTCGGCGCCCGCCTGTTCGTGAGTCTGCACCGGGGGCGCGTGCCGTTCGATCTGCGGGCAAAGTTGATCGGGAAGTGGCTGCGCGGGATCACGTTCAACCCCGCCGTGGCTCATGTCGAAGCTCGCGTCTGAATCCGGGGGGATGCGATGAGCGAATGGCTCGCATTCATCCCCGCGGTGGCGGCAGCGATCGGTGTGCTGTTCGTGCCCGGGCTGGTTCTCGGTGTCGCATTGCGGCTCCGCGGCTGGTGGCTGGTAGCGGCCTCGGCGCCGCTCTCCGTGTCATTGATCGTTGTCGCCTCGATTGTCGCCGGATGGATCGGTCTGCGTTGGACCGCGTTGCCGGTGCTGGCTTTGACCGCGATCGCTGTGATCGCTGCATGGTGCTGGGCGCGCTGGGTAGGAAACCCTTTATCGAGGCCAACTTCCGGAGCGCGACGTCGCGCGATCGCGCCCGCCGTGATCGGGTTTCTCGCAGGGGCCGTCCCGATCGGATGGGTTCTCGTGCGGGGCATGGGTGACCCTCAACTGATAGCACAGCGCTACGACAACTTCTTCCATGTCAATGCCATTCAGTACGTGCTCGACACCGGCAGCGCGTCCCCGTTCTGGGTCGGGACGATGACTGCCCCGGGGAACCTGCTCTTCTATCCGTCCGGGTGGCATGCGGCGGGATCTCTCGTCGCGCAACTGTGTGGCTGCGGCGTGGGTATGGCGAGTAACGCTCTGATCCTCGTGACGGCGGCCGCTGTGTGGCCGCTGGCCGTCATCCTGCTTGCGCGCACCCTATTCGGTGGGAGCGCGTTGGTGACGGTCGCTGCCGGCGCCCTCTCCGGAGCGACTCCTGCGTTCCCGTACCTGCCGCTTCACTACGGACCCCTCTACCCGCTGTTCTTGGGCCTGGCGATCGCCCCCGTGTCGATCGCCGCCCTCATCCGGCTGCTCCGCCCTGGCCGAATTGCGCGACGGCACGACATCGCCCTCCTGGCCGTGCTTCTGACGCCAGGCGTCGCCGTGGCGCATCCGGGCGCGCTCCTCGCCGTCCTGGCGCTGACCGTTCCGTCTGTCGTGATGCTCGGGTGGTGGCTGTGGCGTCGCACTTCTACGCTTCGGTGGCGACTGTGGATCATCCTCGGCGGCGTGTCGTTCGCGGTGACCGCGATGATCGTGCTGCGATTCGTTCGCCCGCCGGCATCGGAGATCTATTGGCCTCCTACCGGTACCCTGCCGACCGCCGTGGGCGAGATCGTGACCGCCGCCCTGTTCGGATACCCGGTTGCCTACCTGTTTGCAGGGCTCGTTCTGGTAGCGGTCGTGAGGTGTTGCCGTCGGCCGGCCTATGGCCGATCGGTCGCGCTCGGCATGGGCTTCGTCGGGGCGTTTCTCTATATCGTCGTTGCGGGCTCGCCGTTCGAAGAGCTGCGCATGTGGCTCACCGGACCGTGGTACAACAATGCTCCCCGTCTTGCGAGCATCTGGGCGCTCGGCGCCGTTCCCCTTGCGGCGGGCGGAGTCGCCGTGCTCGTTCGCTGGGCTGCCCGTCGAGCGCGACGAATGTCCGCGCCGTCGCTGGCCGCACCAGTGGTCCGCCGCGCTGGCCTGCTAGTGCTGGCGATCGCGATCGTGACACTGTCGCACAGCGGCGCTCTACGCCAGGCATCCGCTGACGTGCACTTCGTCTACGGAGACGATGGGGGCGGCCCGATCCTCTCGGCCGGTGAGTATCGCCTCCTTGAGCACGTGGACGACCTCGTTCCCGAGGATGCTGTCATCGCCGGTGATCCGTGGACCGGTACATCTTTCGCGTATGGCATCAGCGGGCGAAAGGTCCTGATGCCTCACCTTCTGATGGACGAGACCAGTCCGGCGCGACTGATCAACGAGCGGTTCGCGACCGACGCCGACGAGCCGGAGATGTGTGAGGCGCTTCGCGAGACGGGCGTGCGGTACATCCTGGACTTCGATGGGCCTGACCTGATGGAGAACGAAGGCGGGTTCGACGGCGTGAGTGACCTGAGGGAGTCGCCGTTCGTCGAACTCGTCGCCTCGGAGTCAGGTGCGCGCCTATATCGGATCACGACATGCGGGTTGGAGAAATGACACACGAGATCTTCGTTCCGTACTGGGGCGACCCCGGACTGCTGTTCGACACCGTCGCTTCGGTGCGGGCACAGCGGTCGCCAGATTGGCGGATGGTCGTCATCGACGACTGCTACCCGGATGCCAGCGTGCCCGCGTACTTCGCGGCATTGGATGACCCGAGGGTCGAGTACGTTCGGAACGAGAAGAACCTGGGCATCACGGAGAACTACCGCGAAGCCATCCGCCGGGCGACGAGCCCGTTCATCACGATCCTGGGCTGCGACGACCTCATGCACCCCAACTACCTCGATGTCGTGGGCAACGCCGTCGCTCGTGTCCCGGACGCCGACGTCGTCCAACCAGGTGTGGTGGTGATCGACGAACACGGTGTCGCGGGGCTTCCTCTCGTCGACCGTGTCAAGCAGCAGCTGCTCGCTCCGCGCGCCGACGACGGCATCGCGGTCCTCCGTGGTGCCGACATGGCGACCAGTCTGATCCGCGGCGACTGGCTGTACTGGCCATCCCTGACCTTCCGCACGGAGACGCTCAAGCGCATCGATTTCCGGGACGGGCTGCCGATCATCCAGGATCTCGCGCTGCTGATGGATATCGCCTTCGATGGCGGAACACTCGTCTACGCTCCCGAACTCGCCTTCTCGTACCGCAGGCATCGCGCCAGCGCCTCACAGAAGACCTTGCTCGACGGCCGCCGGTTCTCCGACGAGCGCACGTACTACCGCCAGGCGCATGCACTGGCGGCGGCGAAGGGATGGACGCACACAGCCCGCACGGCGCGGCTCAGGGTGATGTCGCGTCTGCACGCGATCACTGAGCTCCCGGGCGTCCTCCGGCACGGCAACGCCGCAGGAGTAAGATCGACCCTTGCGCACATCTTCGCCATCTGAGCAGTCCGCTCCGGCACCGTCCGTGCCGCCGACATCTGGGAGACCTTCGAATGACTGAGCATGTGCTGATCACCGGTGGAGCGGGCTTCATCGGCTCGCGGCTGGCCGCCCGATTCGCCGAGGCTGGATACACCGTCACCGTGCTCGACTCCCTGATCCCACAGGTGCACGGCGACGATCCCGCGACGACCTCCCCTTTGCTGCGGTCGCTCGACGGGATCGCCACCGTGATCGAGGGGACGGTGACCTCCAAGGACGACCTGCGACGTGCGATCGACGGCGCGCAGATCGTCGTGCACCTGGCCGCCGAGACAGGCACTGGCCAGTCGATGTACGAGATCGACCGATACGTCGAGGCCAACGTGGGTGGGACGGGGAAACTCCTGGACATCCTGACCAACGAGCCGAACGAAGTCCGCCGCATCGTCATCGCATCCTCGCGATCGATCTACGGGGAGGGTGCGTACCGGACCGAGGACGGGCGCCTCGTCTACCCGGGCCACCGTCAGGACGCGGACATGGCGGCCGGCGACTTCGAGGTGCATATGCCGGGGGAGGGACCGCTCACCATGGTCCCGACGGACGAGTCGGCCAAGCTGCACCCGTCCAGCGTGTACGGAATCACCAAGCAGATGCAGGAGTCGCTGGTCATGACCGTCGCGCCGGCGATCGGCAAGGAGGCAGTGTCGGTTCGCTATCAGAACGTCTACGGGCCGGGTCAGTCGCTGAAGAACCCGTACACCGGGATCCTGTCGATCTTCTCCACCCTCATCCGCCAGGGCAAGGGCATCAATGTGTTCGAAGACGGACTGGAGAGCCGCGATTTCGTCTACATCGACGACGTCGTCGAGGCGACGTTCCTCGCGGCGACCACGGTTGCCGCGGCCGGTCACGTCCTGAACGTGGGATCGGGTGTCGCCACGACCGTTCTTGAGGTCGTCGACGCGCTCCAGCGGGCGTACGGGCGAGAGGTGCCGGTGACGATCTCCGGTCAGTACCGCCTCGGCGACATCCGGCACAACGTCGCGGACACCACGGCGCTCCGCGAGGTGCTCGGCTTCACCCCTGCGACGACCTTCGAGGAGGGCGTGATGCGTTTCGCCGAGTGGGTGCTCTCCGAGCCGATCGAGGATGACGGCTATGAGCGCTCGCTGAAGGAGATGGCGGATCGGAAACTGCTGAAATGAGGCCGCCGACGGTGCTCCAGGGAGCGCCGTACCCGTACCGGGCAAACAGCCTGAATCTCTTCCGGCTGATTCTCGCGGGGACCGTGCTCGTCGCGCATTCCTTCTACACCACGGGTAATGGCGAGGGACCGCACATCCGCGGGGAGAACCTCGGCGGCTGGGCCGTCGCCGGCTTCTTCGTGATCAGCGGCTTCCTGATCACGCGATCCCGGCTGCGCACGTCTGCGGGGGAGTACCTTCTCCACCGGATCGTCCGGATCTTCCCCGCTTTCCTGGTCTGCCTTGTGGTCACGGCCGCCGTGTTCGGACCAGTCGCGATGCTCATGCAGTACGGCTCCTTGGCGGGATACGCGACCACCCCCGTCACGCCGCTGCAGTTCGTGTGGAGCAACATCACGCTCTACATGAACGAGTACTCGATTGGACGCACGCTCAGCGACTTGCCGTATCGGTCGGTCTGGAACGGCTCCTTGTGGACGCTGTACTACGAGTTCCTCTGCTACGTGATGGTGTGGTTGCTCGGGGCACTGGCCTGGTTCCGCCGCAGCGCCGTGCTCGCCGTACTCGCATTCGTCGCAGCCACGGCCGCACACGCGCTGGAGTCGGTGATCAACGTGGCCGGCCTGGACGGCGATTTCCTGCTCTTCCTCAAGCTCGCCCCGTTCTTCCTCGGCGGCGCCTGCGTACACTTCGTGATCGAGCGCTGGGGGGTCAATCCCTGGATCGGTGCCGGAGCGTTCGTCGTCACCGGCGCTCTCATCCTCGGGGTTCCGGGCTGGGGAGGCCAGGCCTCCGCGCCGTTCATGGCGTACGGTCTGTTGTGGCTGGCGACTGTCGTGCCGCAGCCGCGCTGGATCGCTGTGAACGACGTCAGCTACGGGTTCTACATCTACGCGTGGCCCGTGCAGCAGCTCCTGGCTCTCGGCGGCCTCGGCATCGGCGGTGGCGCTCTCGGGCTCATCGTCTACAACGTGGCGGCAGTCCTGCTGACCTTCGTGTTTGCTTGGCTCAGCTGGCGCCTCATCGAGCATCCTGCCATGTCCCGCATCCGACGCCGGGTCGTGGTCCCCTCCCGCACCGGCAGCGCCGCAGCATGAGCTTGTAAGCTGGTCCGGTGCCCCGCGTTCTCGTCGACCTGCTCTCGTACACCGGTACCAAAGGTGGCATGGAGACGTACACGCGCGAGCTCTACCGTGCTCTCGGCGACCTGTCCGGCGACTGGGAGTACATCGGGTTCGCCTCACGAGAGGGCGCGCGCCTCGACCTGGGATGGTTCCCGGGTCGCGTCATCGAGTCCGGCATCAGCGGCGAGAACCGTTTCGTCTGGGCCTGGGGCGAACTGACCCAGGTCGCCCGGGCGGCGCGCCGCGAGGGCGCAGATCTCGTGCACGCCCCCGCGACGCTCGGCCCGCGCAGGACTGCGATGCCCACGGTCGTGACGATGCACGACATGTTGTACTGGAGCCACCCCGAGCTGATGTCCACTCCGCTGTACACGGGCCCCGTGAAGTGGATGGAACGGCAGGCCGCTGCGAACGCCGCGCGGATCATCACGATCAGCCCGACCTCGCAGCGGGAGATCTCGAGGTACCTGGGGACACCAGCGGAGAACATCGACGTGATCCCCCTCGCCGGGGAGCCGCCCCAGGGCGTGGATCGGACGCTCGCCGGGACGGAAGGCCCCGTCATCATTGCGATGGGCAACCGTCGCCCGCACAAGAACTGGGGCGCCCTCATCCGGGCCGTCGCGTTGCTGCCCGTCGCCGAGCGCCCCCGCATCATCATCACGGGCGGCCGGGGCGAGGATCCCCTCGCCGACCTGGTGCAGGATCTCGGGGTGTCGGACGCCGTCGAGTTGCGCGGCTGGGTGGATGACGCAGAGGTGGCGCGGCTCTATTCGATCGCGACGGCGCTGGCCATTCCTTCCTTCGCCGAGGGGTTCTCCCTGCCCACGCTGGAGGCGATGGGAGCCGGGATACCCGTGCTGCTGAGCGATATCGAGGTACACCGCTATGTGGGCGGGGACGCCGCGCTCTACTTCGATCCCGCCGACGACCGCGCCCTCGCGGACCGGTTGCGCGCTATCTCCTCCGACTCGCAGCTGGCGGCACACATGGCGGCGGCGGGGCGGGACCGCGCCGCAGAGTTCACCTGGGAGCGGACCGCTCGCGACACCCGGGAGGTGTTCGAACGGGCCCTCTCGCCGGTTCGCCACTGAGTCGCGGGCTCACCCTCGAGGTCAGTCTGCGGAGCGTCCGGCCCCCGCGGTGCGTGGATCCGGTGCGCGGAGCACCGCGACCGCGTGCACCACGACGCCGCCGAGGGGCCCCAGCAACAACGCGAGGGCGATCCTCGACAACGGGTCCATCGGCGCGAGGAGCAACCCGATCGTCACGACGGCACTGCTCGCCCAGCCCGCGACGTACCAGCGGTGCCGATGGGCGGCCAGCACGGCCGGGCCGGTGACGCAGAGCACGCCGGTGAGGCCTGCGCTGAAGACGATCGCCGCGAGGACGGGGCCGCTGAGCGTGGTGAACTCCGGGAACAACCATGACATCACGCCAGGGCCGAGCCATGCAGCAGCCGTCGCCAGCACTCCGGCGGCGGCCATGACGCCCGCGGACCAGAGCATGATGCGCCGCCCCACGCGGTCGACGCTGTCGCGGAACATGACAAGCAGATAGCCCTGGAGAGCCAGCAGCGGAATGATCAGCGGCGCACGGGTGAGGGTGATGACGAGGATGATCGCGGCGAGGAGCGCTTCTCCGGCATCCCCTGCGAGCACGCGCAGCAGCGCGGGCAGGCCGCTGATCAGGATCGCGGTCGCGAGCGAGGCCACCAGCGTAGCCGCGACGTTGCGCATCAGCCTGGCCATCCCGACATCGAGATGGAGATGTTCGCGCACCTGCCGCCCGGCTACCGCCCACAGCACCGCAGCGGCCAGGACGAAGGGGACGGCGGTCGCCCAACCCAGAGCGACGGCCCCGCCTCCTCCGAGCAGGGCTGCGCCGATGCAGACAGCCCGCAGTGTCGCGTCGATGACGGTCATGCCGCCTGCGGCGGTCCAGTTCTGCACCCCGTAGAGGGCGCCGCTCACGGCGGCGACCAGGGTGTATCCGAACGACGCGAGCACGACGACTCCGATCAGCGCGCCGGTGTCCTCGGGGAACAGTCGGGCGCCGATGACGGTGAAGATCACCGCCACCGTCGCGGACACGACGATGGATGCGGTCGCCGTAGCGATCGCCCAGGTTCGGAATCCCGAGGACAGGCGGCCCGCCCGCGGACGGGACGCCCTTGTCAGCTCCTGCTGGATACCTGAGAGGCACGCCACCACGAGGTATGTGGCCGACCACATCGTTGCGAACGTGAGGTATGCATCCGGCGCCAAGAGCGGGACGGCGAACTGAATCAGGTAGCCGAGCCCGCCGGCAACCGCCGTCGCCGCAAGCAGCTTGCGCAGACCAGCTGCGGATCCCGGCGCGGGGGCGTCAGTCATGCGAACCGGCAGCGCCGTCCTGCCGGACATCCCGCTCCTCGAGGCGTCTCACCCGCAGCCCCAGCTCCTCATGGTCGGCGCGGAGGATGGCGATTTCTTCGGCGGCCCGTCGGATCTCGTCCTCGGCCTGGGATTGCTCCCAGGACAGATGAAGGGTGACACCGAGCAGCAGCAGGATCGCCATGGCGAACAGCAGGTTCGCCGGCAGCACGACCCCGAAGAAGGACGTGAGGTTCAGGAGGAGTTGTGGGAAGGTGCCGATCACCAGCATCGCGAGGCTGATGACGATCCAGAGCGCCGCGTACTTCTCGCGCAGCCTTCGGGTGAGCAGCATCGCGAACACGATGCTCAACATGACGAGGGCGAGGACCACGCCCGTGATGGCGATCATGCGGCCTCCTCGGATCTGCGCGGGCGGCGCGGTCGCCGCATCAGCGCGAGCGCGAGCGCGAGCATCGACCGCGCGAGATAGATCGTCGATCCGATCGGGCCCTGGCTGGGCGTGCCGTGGGCGCGCGGGCGCATCGCCACCGGCACCTGGGTGACGGTCAGGCCTGCGTGGCAGGCGACGACCAGGGAGTCGAGGGTGTCGCCGAGATACTCCGCCGGGTAGTACGCGACGTACTGGGAGATCGCCCTCTCATTGGCCGCTCGGAAGCCGCTGGTGACGTCGGTCAGCGGGGTCTTGGCGACACGGGAGACGATGGCGGCGAGAACGACCATGGCCCACCGGCGCGGCCCGCGCACCTTGTAGTCGCCCACATCACTGAACCGCGCGCCGATCGAGATGTCTGCGCGCTCAAGTCCGCCTAGTACCTTCTCGATGTCGGCAGGGTTGTGCTGCCCGTCGGCGTCGACCTGGATCGCCCGCCGGTAGCCCTTGCGCTGGGCGTACGTGAAACCGGTGCGCATCGCGCCGCCGACGCCGAGGTTGAACGGAAGCGTCAGCACTGTGGCGCCTGCCTCGCGCGCCACCCGGGCCGTGTCATCGACCGATCCGTCGTCGATCACCGCGACGTGATAGCGGGGATCGACGGCGAGGATCTCGCGGACGGTGTTCCCGACGTTCCGGTCCTCATTCCACGCCGGCACGATCACCAGCACCGCGTCGGGCGTCTGCGTCATAGTGTCACCCAGTCTAGCGGGACGGTGCACAGCGTCTCGTGTCAGCGGACCACCACGCGGCCGTCCGCGTACAGGAGGATCGTGCCGTTCTGGAACGACTGCTGCCAGACGCCGTCGCCGCTTGTCTCGTTGCCGAGCGGCCAGCCCAGTGGGCCTGCGGGGCCGCCACGGCCCATGTACTCGCGGTGCAGGACGCCGCGCGTGACGGCCAGGGCCGCAGGCGACACATAGGCGGTTCCGCCCTGGAAGCCCTGCACGAAACCGTCCTTGAGCGCGCGCTCCGACTCGAGCGGGTACCCCAGCGGGCCCGTGTACCCTCCCGCGTTCTGGAAGACGGCGGCCATCGTCCCACGGACGGTGTGCGCCTTGCCGCCCAGAACCGCGATGGATCCCCTCCGGAACGGCTGTACGGTGCCCGCCCCGACAGGGACGGCGGGGCCGACGGCGAATCCCATCACGTTCATCCCACCGACGCGCGTGTACTCGGTGAAGGTCGCCCCGGCGACAGCGGAGGCGCCGCCATCGCGCGGCACGAAGACCACGCCGCGCTCGAACCGCTGCGAGTACCCGTCAGCGGACTCCTTCTCCGCTTCGAGGGGAGCTCCGAGCACCGCCACGCCGCCCGCTGTGCGGAACGCCGCGAGCGTCATGCCGACGATGGGGTAGGCCCGACCGTTCGCGCCGCGCACGACGAGCCCGCCGCTGAAACTCTGCTGCGTGGCAGTCCCGATCGGCGTCGCCGCGGAAGTGGGCCAACCGAGCCGGCCGCCCGAGCCGCCCAGCGCATCCCACACGCTGGTTATCGCGCTAGGCATCGCGGTCAAGATCGCCGGCGTGCAGACGATGCGGCCGCCATCGAAGTCCTGCACGAACCCGTCACGGTCCTTGCGCTCGGCGGATCGCGCCGCGCCGAGCCAGGCCGAAGCACCCTCGAGGGAGTCGTACAGCCGCTTGATAGCCCCCGGACCACAAGGTCACCTGCGGCACCGCGCGTGAAGGTGAGCTCGCGGAAGCGCTGCGATGATGCGGTCGCGGTGCTGCGCGCATTCTCCAGCGGGAAGCCCGCCGCGCCGATCCCGCCCGCGTTCTTCAATGCCGCCGCGAACTCGCTCACGGCGAAGGCGCCGGCGGACGAGGCGTAGGTGGCGCCGCCCTCGAATGGCTGCGTCGAGCCTCCTGTCACGTTCGTCGCCGCTCCCGTCGGTCGTCCCAGCTGGCCCTTCTCGTAGCCCTGCGCGGCATACGGGGCGAAGTGCGGTCCGGAGACGACGCGGACCGTGGTCCCGCTGCGGAACGCGACCGCTTTGGAGAGACCGACCCGGACCTGCCCTCCGGCATCCGTCGGGCCGGTCACCGGGATCCCGAAAGGCCCCCCGGTACCACCGGACGCCGCCAGCCACGACGTCCAGGTCCGGTCCAGCGCCGCGACGCCGGACGACGTCTCGAAGAACGCGCCGCCGTCGAACGTCTGGGTCGCGCCCCCGGGCACCGGGACGGCGCGATTGGTCGGCCAGCCGTAGGCGCCGAAGATGTTGCCGACGGTCTCGTGCTTCGCGAACATCGGGGCGGCGATCGCGAACG
This window encodes:
- a CDS encoding glycosyltransferase family 4 protein, yielding MPRVLVDLLSYTGTKGGMETYTRELYRALGDLSGDWEYIGFASREGARLDLGWFPGRVIESGISGENRFVWAWGELTQVARAARREGADLVHAPATLGPRRTAMPTVVTMHDMLYWSHPELMSTPLYTGPVKWMERQAAANAARIITISPTSQREISRYLGTPAENIDVIPLAGEPPQGVDRTLAGTEGPVIIAMGNRRPHKNWGALIRAVALLPVAERPRIIITGGRGEDPLADLVQDLGVSDAVELRGWVDDAEVARLYSIATALAIPSFAEGFSLPTLEAMGAGIPVLLSDIEVHRYVGGDAALYFDPADDRALADRLRAISSDSQLAAHMAAAGRDRAAEFTWERTARDTREVFERALSPVRH
- a CDS encoding DUF2304 domain-containing protein — its product is MIAITGVVLALVMLSIVFAMLLTRRLREKYAALWIVISLAMLVIGTFPQLLLNLTSFFGVVLPANLLFAMAILLLLGVTLHLSWEQSQAEDEIRRAAEEIAILRADHEELGLRVRRLEERDVRQDGAAGSHD
- a CDS encoding glycosyltransferase family 2 protein; translation: MTQTPDAVLVIVPAWNEDRNVGNTVREILAVDPRYHVAVIDDGSVDDTARVAREAGATVLTLPFNLGVGGAMRTGFTYAQRKGYRRAIQVDADGQHNPADIEKVLGGLERADISIGARFSDVGDYKVRGPRRWAMVVLAAIVSRVAKTPLTDVTSGFRAANERAISQYVAYYPAEYLGDTLDSLVVACHAGLTVTQVPVAMRPRAHGTPSQGPIGSTIYLARSMLALALALMRRPRRPRRSEEAA
- a CDS encoding LGFP repeat-containing protein codes for the protein MQDFDGGRIVCTPAILTAMPSAITSVWDALGGSGGRLGWPTSAATPIGTATQQSFSGGLVVRGANGRAYPIVGMTLAAFRTAGGVAVLGAPLEAEKESADGYSQRFERGVVFVPRDGGASAVAGATFTEYTRVGGMNVMGFAVGPAVPVGAGTVQPFRRGSIAVLGGKAHTVRGTMAAVFQNAGGYTGPLGYPLESERALKDGFVQGFQGGTAYVSPAALAVTRGVLHREYMGRGGPAGPLGWPLGNETSGDGVWQQSFQNGTILLYADGRVVVR